One window of the Montipora foliosa isolate CH-2021 chromosome 4, ASM3666993v2, whole genome shotgun sequence genome contains the following:
- the LOC138000006 gene encoding uncharacterized protein isoform X1: MLGKKSSKCALDSPAWEEVTKRYQDIIERENKLLRSFPLYHGGQMPPLAACAPQAKKALSIPRGDENKEERSLLPTVKGTHTCEVAREDICDVVSETIEDKCLPKILEVFSLNSSKPNNAVIESRKRKNPQGLTHDYIKEITSTDVAEDVKLTTSKRSCAVPCDFIDLTMDDDDEASYSFSETSVNTAAQAVCVNGNMHSEQGQSKQSAQDKGLESRSTKCKVPKRQPVNEQKRNFTSTNTELKELRNAKSTFDAGRTKSEVVIDKDNNECLGEDNKCEKEVDDTNRGPDSTGDCKNVSYQYRGVDNESKPLRLKNRESKITDLKALLARQEEELARLKTVAKYKAVTGDNKKKASRDTELKDNLKIEFNNDKVETTILPVNLEDICQHVLKSFDIFNARQRKGKEISGDTDPSDVKKIIGSSLHGHVSEQDNFLSQLGLRRKISGLS, encoded by the exons ATGTTGGGGAAGAAAAG TTCAAAGTGCGCTCTGGACAGTCCAGCTTGGGAAGAAGTCACTAAACGATATCAGGACATTATagaaagagaaaacaaactCCTCCGTTCGTTTCCCCTCTACCATGGGGGCCAGATGCCACCACTGGCTGCTTGTGCACCACAGGCCAAGAAGGCGTTATCCATTCCTAGAGGCGACGAAAATAAAGAAGAGCGCTCATTGCTTCCCACTGTGAAGGGGACACATACTTGTGAGGTTGCAAGGGAGGATATTTGTGATGTTGTTTCCGAAACGATAGAAGATAAGTGCCTCCCCAAGATCTTGGAAGTGTTTAGCTTGAATTCTTCAAAACCAAACAATGCGGTAATTGAAAGCCGTAAGAGAAAGAACCCACAAGGCTTGACTCATGATTACATCAAGGAAATAACGTCAACAGATGTGGCCGAAGATGTCAAATTGACTACCTCTAAGCGATCTTGTGCCGTACCTTGTGATTTTATAGACCTCACGATGGACGATGACGACGAAGCAAGCTACAGCTTTAGTGAAACGTCGGTGAACACTGCTGCTCAGGCAGTATGCGTGAATGGTAACATGCACAGCGAGCAGGGACAATCCAAGCAGTCCGCCCAAGATAAAGGGCTTGAATCTCGTAGCACAAAGTGTAAAGTACCCAAACGTCAACCGGTCAATGAGcagaaaaggaactttacttCAACTAACACTGAACTAAAAGAGCTGCGCAATGCCAAGAGTACCTTTGATGCAGGTCGCACTAAAAGCGAAGTTGTCATCGACAAAGATAACAACGAGTGCCTTGGTGAAGATAACAAGTGCGAAAAGGAGGTGGACGACACAAACCGTGGTCCTGACTCTACTGGCGATTGCAAAAATGTCAGTTATCAGTACCGGGGCGTTGATAACGAAAGCAAACCTTTACGACTGAAAAATCGAGAGAGTAAGATAACAGATCTTAAAGCGTTGCTAGCAAGGCAAGAAGAAGAACTTGCTAGACTTAAAACAGTAGCAAAATACAAAGCCGTTACAGGTGACAACAAGAAAAAAGCATCAAGGGATACGGAACTGAAGGATAATTTGAAGATTGAATTTAATAACGATAAAGTGGAAACAACTATTTTACCCGTTAATCTAGAAGATATCTGCCAGCACGTGTTGAAGTCCTTCGACATTTTCAATGCGCGACAGCGGAAGGGAAAAGAAATCTCGGGTGACACAGATCCAAGTGATGTCAAGAAAATAATTGGTTCCAGTCTTCACGGCCACGTAAGCGAGCAAGATAACTTCCTATCCCAACTGGGTTTGAGGAGAAAGATATCGGGATTGAGTTGA
- the LOC138000006 gene encoding uncharacterized protein isoform X2, translating to MPPLAACAPQAKKALSIPRGDENKEERSLLPTVKGTHTCEVAREDICDVVSETIEDKCLPKILEVFSLNSSKPNNAVIESRKRKNPQGLTHDYIKEITSTDVAEDVKLTTSKRSCAVPCDFIDLTMDDDDEASYSFSETSVNTAAQAVCVNGNMHSEQGQSKQSAQDKGLESRSTKCKVPKRQPVNEQKRNFTSTNTELKELRNAKSTFDAGRTKSEVVIDKDNNECLGEDNKCEKEVDDTNRGPDSTGDCKNVSYQYRGVDNESKPLRLKNRESKITDLKALLARQEEELARLKTVAKYKAVTGDNKKKASRDTELKDNLKIEFNNDKVETTILPVNLEDICQHVLKSFDIFNARQRKGKEISGDTDPSDVKKIIGSSLHGHVSEQDNFLSQLGLRRKISGLS from the coding sequence ATGCCACCACTGGCTGCTTGTGCACCACAGGCCAAGAAGGCGTTATCCATTCCTAGAGGCGACGAAAATAAAGAAGAGCGCTCATTGCTTCCCACTGTGAAGGGGACACATACTTGTGAGGTTGCAAGGGAGGATATTTGTGATGTTGTTTCCGAAACGATAGAAGATAAGTGCCTCCCCAAGATCTTGGAAGTGTTTAGCTTGAATTCTTCAAAACCAAACAATGCGGTAATTGAAAGCCGTAAGAGAAAGAACCCACAAGGCTTGACTCATGATTACATCAAGGAAATAACGTCAACAGATGTGGCCGAAGATGTCAAATTGACTACCTCTAAGCGATCTTGTGCCGTACCTTGTGATTTTATAGACCTCACGATGGACGATGACGACGAAGCAAGCTACAGCTTTAGTGAAACGTCGGTGAACACTGCTGCTCAGGCAGTATGCGTGAATGGTAACATGCACAGCGAGCAGGGACAATCCAAGCAGTCCGCCCAAGATAAAGGGCTTGAATCTCGTAGCACAAAGTGTAAAGTACCCAAACGTCAACCGGTCAATGAGcagaaaaggaactttacttCAACTAACACTGAACTAAAAGAGCTGCGCAATGCCAAGAGTACCTTTGATGCAGGTCGCACTAAAAGCGAAGTTGTCATCGACAAAGATAACAACGAGTGCCTTGGTGAAGATAACAAGTGCGAAAAGGAGGTGGACGACACAAACCGTGGTCCTGACTCTACTGGCGATTGCAAAAATGTCAGTTATCAGTACCGGGGCGTTGATAACGAAAGCAAACCTTTACGACTGAAAAATCGAGAGAGTAAGATAACAGATCTTAAAGCGTTGCTAGCAAGGCAAGAAGAAGAACTTGCTAGACTTAAAACAGTAGCAAAATACAAAGCCGTTACAGGTGACAACAAGAAAAAAGCATCAAGGGATACGGAACTGAAGGATAATTTGAAGATTGAATTTAATAACGATAAAGTGGAAACAACTATTTTACCCGTTAATCTAGAAGATATCTGCCAGCACGTGTTGAAGTCCTTCGACATTTTCAATGCGCGACAGCGGAAGGGAAAAGAAATCTCGGGTGACACAGATCCAAGTGATGTCAAGAAAATAATTGGTTCCAGTCTTCACGGCCACGTAAGCGAGCAAGATAACTTCCTATCCCAACTGGGTTTGAGGAGAAAGATATCGGGATTGAGTTGA
- the LOC138000005 gene encoding uncharacterized protein isoform X1, which yields MGNPESLPDKKILGQIKTEGEVFLADKGKVPCDRDVTSNSLNVENGSETIGKRGLTVTINHSTSDSDGELKRETESSASAVKNGSPWGTAEEHKHLWEEVAMRYQEILHREYKMLNLPSYTVSGGNLYLYYVPVIINPGIGEAHSSADNEYTLADRQRSSGSNSKEIIYVSDDDGVSKIKKEQVKIEQKLENCCSFQNHSKKESPKVQDIFSERVNSDCADISFASYMYEDRVHFKTEKDFGKTNHCIEFEQNIKDIEQERHSNCYDDERLEKREGHLRIFKGYTIEYHPLRSADKLSLETEKDKKRVEKIEDLKKRLAEQEKELEKLRARPVLEQNVSTKDRVNGILEKKKATENQTFWKRIRDYPSVQIHYFPSGERRESPQRTHLRKQTSPRQIRTLSSAKLIDDNDFRSFAKSAKMEETVNGNHPVSKGKRKLNHSPEIHQERPIKKRIGPVHRQRRSTKCGKRSKRLKRRRNHRKEKSILRISSQDPQTASETRFMEKVNKSLFISGNTCKANVPQDLNQDEFLANFGLARVLAGQLNDSI from the exons ATGGGGAATCCAGAAAGCTTACCAGATAAGAAAATACTAGGACAAATTAAAACTGAGGGTGAAGTATTTCTCGCAGACAAGGGCAAGGTGCCTTGTGACCGCGACGTGACTAGTAACTCGTTGAACGTCGAGAACGGATCTGAAACAATCGGAAAACGTGGGCTAACAGTGACAATCAACCATTCTACCTCAGACAGCGATGGTGAATTAAAGCGTGAGACTGAAAGTTCAGCGTCAGCAGTTAAAAACGG CTCCCCATGGGGAACAGCTGAAGAGCACAAGCACTTGTGGGAAGAAGTAGCAATGAGATATCAAGAGATTCTTCACCGAGAATACAAAATGCTCAACTTACCTTCCTATACAGTATCAGGAGGTAATCTCTACCTTTACTATGTTCCTGTGATAATAAACCCGGGAATTGGAGAAGCGCATTCTAGTGCTGATAACGAATATACCTTGGCAGATCGACAAAGGAGCAGCGGTTCCAACAGTAAGGAGATTATCTATGTCAGCGACGATGACGGTGTTTCAAAAATCAAGAAAGAGCAAGTGAAAATTGAACAAAAGTTAGAAAATTGCTGTTCGTTTCAAAATCACTCTAAAAAGGAAAGTCCTAAAGTGCAAGATATCTTTTCTGAGAGGGTAAACAGCGACTGTGCTGACATTTCGTTCGCATCTTATATGTATGAAGACCGTGTGCACTTCAAGACAGAGAAAGATTTCGGGAAAACTAACCATTGCATCGAGTTCGAACAGAATATTAAGGATATAGAACAAGAAAGACATAGCAACTGCTATGATGACGAAAGGCTTGAGAAGAGGGAAGGGCATTTACGTATCTTTAAAGGTTACACCATAGAATATCACCCATTACGGTCGGCAGATAAGCTCAGTCTAGAAACCGAGAAGGACAAAAAAAGAGTAGAGAAAATAGAGGATCTTAAGAAGCGTCTAGCTGAGCAGGAAAAAGAGCTAGAAAAACTCCGGGCGCGTCCAGTTTTAGAACAGAATGTGTCCACCAAAGACCGTGTGAATGGGATTCTTGAGAAGAAAAAGGCAACTGAAAATCAAACCTTCTGGAAACGGATCAGAGATTACCCTTCAGTTCAAATCCATTACTTTCCTTCAGGTGAACGGAGAGAATCTCCTCAGAGAACGCACTTGAGAAAGCAAACATCACCACGCCAAATTCGCACGCTTTCCAGTGCAAAGCTCATCGACGATAACGATTTTCGTTCTTTTGCTAAAAGTGCCAAAATGGAGGAAACTGTCAATGGCAACCATCCCGTTTCTAAAGGAAAGAGGAAGTTGAATCATTCACCCGAAATTCATCAAGAAAGACCAATTAAAAAGAGAATAGGACCTGTACACCGTCAACGTCGGTCAACAAAATGTGGAAAGCGTTCGAAGAGATTAAAAAGACGTAGGAAccacagaaaagaaaaatccaTTTTACGCATCTCCAGCCAAGACCCACAGACAGCGTCAGAAACCAGGTTTATGGAAAAGGTGAATAAATCGCTTTTTATCTCAGGAAACACGTGCAAAGCTAACGTACCTCAAGACCTTAACCAGGACGAATTTCTTGCAAATTTTGGATTAGCGCGAGTTTTAGCTGGACAACTAAATGATTCTATTTAA
- the LOC138000005 gene encoding uncharacterized protein isoform X2 — MRYQEILHREYKMLNLPSYTVSGGNLYLYYVPVIINPGIGEAHSSADNEYTLADRQRSSGSNSKEIIYVSDDDGVSKIKKEQVKIEQKLENCCSFQNHSKKESPKVQDIFSERVNSDCADISFASYMYEDRVHFKTEKDFGKTNHCIEFEQNIKDIEQERHSNCYDDERLEKREGHLRIFKGYTIEYHPLRSADKLSLETEKDKKRVEKIEDLKKRLAEQEKELEKLRARPVLEQNVSTKDRVNGILEKKKATENQTFWKRIRDYPSVQIHYFPSGERRESPQRTHLRKQTSPRQIRTLSSAKLIDDNDFRSFAKSAKMEETVNGNHPVSKGKRKLNHSPEIHQERPIKKRIGPVHRQRRSTKCGKRSKRLKRRRNHRKEKSILRISSQDPQTASETRFMEKVNKSLFISGNTCKANVPQDLNQDEFLANFGLARVLAGQLNDSI; from the coding sequence ATGAGATATCAAGAGATTCTTCACCGAGAATACAAAATGCTCAACTTACCTTCCTATACAGTATCAGGAGGTAATCTCTACCTTTACTATGTTCCTGTGATAATAAACCCGGGAATTGGAGAAGCGCATTCTAGTGCTGATAACGAATATACCTTGGCAGATCGACAAAGGAGCAGCGGTTCCAACAGTAAGGAGATTATCTATGTCAGCGACGATGACGGTGTTTCAAAAATCAAGAAAGAGCAAGTGAAAATTGAACAAAAGTTAGAAAATTGCTGTTCGTTTCAAAATCACTCTAAAAAGGAAAGTCCTAAAGTGCAAGATATCTTTTCTGAGAGGGTAAACAGCGACTGTGCTGACATTTCGTTCGCATCTTATATGTATGAAGACCGTGTGCACTTCAAGACAGAGAAAGATTTCGGGAAAACTAACCATTGCATCGAGTTCGAACAGAATATTAAGGATATAGAACAAGAAAGACATAGCAACTGCTATGATGACGAAAGGCTTGAGAAGAGGGAAGGGCATTTACGTATCTTTAAAGGTTACACCATAGAATATCACCCATTACGGTCGGCAGATAAGCTCAGTCTAGAAACCGAGAAGGACAAAAAAAGAGTAGAGAAAATAGAGGATCTTAAGAAGCGTCTAGCTGAGCAGGAAAAAGAGCTAGAAAAACTCCGGGCGCGTCCAGTTTTAGAACAGAATGTGTCCACCAAAGACCGTGTGAATGGGATTCTTGAGAAGAAAAAGGCAACTGAAAATCAAACCTTCTGGAAACGGATCAGAGATTACCCTTCAGTTCAAATCCATTACTTTCCTTCAGGTGAACGGAGAGAATCTCCTCAGAGAACGCACTTGAGAAAGCAAACATCACCACGCCAAATTCGCACGCTTTCCAGTGCAAAGCTCATCGACGATAACGATTTTCGTTCTTTTGCTAAAAGTGCCAAAATGGAGGAAACTGTCAATGGCAACCATCCCGTTTCTAAAGGAAAGAGGAAGTTGAATCATTCACCCGAAATTCATCAAGAAAGACCAATTAAAAAGAGAATAGGACCTGTACACCGTCAACGTCGGTCAACAAAATGTGGAAAGCGTTCGAAGAGATTAAAAAGACGTAGGAAccacagaaaagaaaaatccaTTTTACGCATCTCCAGCCAAGACCCACAGACAGCGTCAGAAACCAGGTTTATGGAAAAGGTGAATAAATCGCTTTTTATCTCAGGAAACACGTGCAAAGCTAACGTACCTCAAGACCTTAACCAGGACGAATTTCTTGCAAATTTTGGATTAGCGCGAGTTTTAGCTGGACAACTAAATGATTCTATTTAA